The Mycobacterium paragordonae genome includes a region encoding these proteins:
- a CDS encoding (2Fe-2S)-binding protein: MFVCLCNGITSQMVADAVAAGAATTNQVAAACGAGTDCGRCRRTVRAIIASGSAERPGAEGVAPPCPRGLGS; the protein is encoded by the coding sequence ATGTTCGTGTGCCTGTGTAACGGCATCACCAGCCAGATGGTGGCCGATGCCGTCGCGGCCGGAGCGGCGACAACGAATCAGGTCGCCGCCGCCTGCGGGGCGGGTACCGATTGCGGGCGTTGCCGGCGCACCGTCCGCGCCATCATCGCCTCGGGGAGCGCGGAACGTCCCGGCGCCGAAGGCGTAGCACCGCCCTGTCCCCGCGGGCTGGGTTCCTGA
- a CDS encoding SRPBCC family protein — MAIKESREIVIEASPEEILDVIADFEAMPEWSEPHQSAEILETGADGRPSKVKMKVKVAGITDEQVVAYTWKDNEVSWELVSSAQQKAQDGKYVLVPKGDSTLVKFDLLADPNVPLPGFVLKRAVKGTIDSATKDLRERVLKVKKGK; from the coding sequence ATGGCAATCAAAGAATCCCGCGAGATCGTCATCGAAGCCAGTCCCGAGGAGATCCTGGATGTCATCGCTGATTTTGAGGCGATGCCCGAGTGGTCCGAACCGCATCAGAGCGCGGAGATCCTCGAGACGGGAGCCGACGGGCGGCCCAGCAAGGTCAAGATGAAGGTCAAGGTCGCGGGGATCACGGACGAACAAGTGGTCGCCTACACGTGGAAAGACAATGAGGTGAGCTGGGAGTTGGTCAGCTCTGCCCAGCAGAAGGCGCAGGACGGGAAATACGTCCTCGTTCCCAAGGGCGACTCCACTCTGGTCAAGTTCGACCTCCTGGCGGACCCGAACGTGCCGCTCCCCGGCTTCGTCCTCAAGCGGGCCGTCAAGGGGACGATCGATTCGGCCACCAAGGATCTGCGCGAGCGCGTGCTGAAGGTGAAGAAGGGTAAGTAG
- a CDS encoding SRPBCC family protein, with translation MAVKASREFVIDAPQEVIMEALADVSNLTSWSSLHKSVEVIDYYPDGRPHHVRATVKILGLVDKEILEYHWGPDWVCWDADKTFQQHGQHVEYKLTPEGLDKTRVRFDVTVEPSGPIPGFIVRRASEQILDAAAKGLQKRVMGDISDQDEK, from the coding sequence GTGGCTGTAAAAGCGTCGCGAGAATTCGTCATTGATGCGCCCCAGGAAGTGATCATGGAGGCGCTGGCAGACGTCAGCAATCTGACGTCTTGGTCATCGCTGCACAAAAGCGTTGAAGTGATCGACTATTACCCCGACGGACGGCCACACCACGTGCGGGCGACGGTCAAGATTCTGGGCCTGGTGGACAAGGAGATTCTCGAATACCACTGGGGTCCGGACTGGGTGTGCTGGGATGCCGATAAGACCTTCCAGCAACACGGTCAGCACGTCGAATACAAGCTCACCCCCGAAGGTCTCGACAAGACCCGGGTGCGGTTCGACGTCACCGTGGAACCGTCCGGCCCGATTCCCGGCTTCATCGTCCGGCGGGCGAGTGAGCAGATTCTGGATGCCGCGGCCAAGGGCTTGCAGAAACGCGTTATGGGCGACATTTCGGATCAGGACGAAAAGTGA
- a CDS encoding acetyl-CoA C-acetyltransferase codes for MSEEAFIYEAIRTPRGKQRNGALNEVKPLNLVVGLIEELRKRNPDLDENLISDVILGCVSPVGDQGGDIARAAVLASGMPVTSGGVQLNRFCASGLEAVNTAAQKVRSGWDDMVLAGGVESMSRVPMGSDGGAMGLDPATNYDVMFVPQGIGADLIATIEGFTRDDVDNYALRSQEKAAEAWSGGYFAKSVVPVRDQNGLLILDHDEHMRPDTTKEGLGKLKPAFEALAAMGGFDDVALQKYHYVEKINHVHTGGNSSGIVDGAALVLIGSEAAGKSQGLTPRARIVATATSGADPVIMLTGPTPATLKVLDRAGLTVDDIDLFELNEAFASVVLKFQKDLNIPDEKLNVNGGAIAMGHPLGATGAMIMGTMVDELERRNAQRALVTLCIGGGMGVATIIERV; via the coding sequence ATGTCCGAAGAAGCCTTCATCTACGAGGCCATCCGCACGCCGCGCGGCAAGCAACGCAACGGCGCGCTGAACGAAGTCAAGCCACTGAACCTGGTCGTGGGCCTCATCGAGGAGCTGCGCAAGCGCAACCCTGACCTCGACGAGAACCTGATCAGCGACGTCATCCTGGGCTGCGTCTCGCCCGTGGGCGACCAGGGCGGTGACATCGCCCGCGCCGCGGTGCTGGCCTCCGGCATGCCCGTCACCTCCGGCGGCGTCCAGCTCAACCGGTTCTGCGCATCGGGCCTCGAGGCCGTCAACACCGCCGCGCAGAAGGTGCGCTCGGGCTGGGACGACATGGTGCTGGCCGGTGGTGTGGAGTCGATGAGCCGCGTGCCGATGGGATCCGACGGCGGCGCCATGGGCCTGGACCCGGCCACCAACTACGACGTCATGTTCGTCCCGCAGGGCATCGGCGCCGACCTGATCGCCACCATCGAGGGCTTCACCCGCGACGACGTGGACAACTACGCCCTGCGCAGCCAGGAGAAGGCCGCCGAGGCGTGGTCTGGCGGCTACTTCGCCAAGTCCGTCGTCCCGGTCCGCGACCAGAACGGTCTGCTGATCCTCGACCACGACGAGCACATGCGGCCCGACACCACCAAGGAAGGTCTGGGCAAACTGAAGCCGGCCTTCGAGGCCCTCGCGGCCATGGGTGGCTTCGACGACGTGGCGCTGCAGAAGTACCACTACGTCGAGAAGATCAACCACGTCCACACCGGTGGCAACAGCTCCGGCATCGTCGACGGCGCCGCGCTCGTGCTGATCGGTAGCGAGGCCGCCGGCAAGTCGCAGGGCCTGACCCCGCGTGCCCGCATCGTCGCCACCGCGACCAGCGGCGCCGACCCGGTGATCATGCTCACCGGCCCGACCCCGGCCACCCTCAAGGTGCTCGACCGCGCCGGCCTGACCGTCGACGACATCGACCTGTTCGAGCTGAACGAGGCCTTCGCCTCGGTGGTGCTGAAGTTCCAGAAGGACCTGAACATCCCGGACGAGAAGCTCAACGTCAACGGCGGTGCGATCGCCATGGGCCACCCGCTGGGTGCCACCGGCGCCATGATCATGGGCACCATGGTCGACGAGCTGGAGCGCCGCAACGCCCAGCGCGCGCTGGTGACGCTTTGTATTGGCGGCGGCATGGGTGTCGCGACGATCATCGAGAGGGTGTAA
- a CDS encoding SRPBCC family protein, protein MAIQASSEVVIDAPPDVIIDALADMQAVPSWSSVHKRAEVVETWPDGRPRYVKVAIKVVGIIDRELLEYHWGPDWVVWDAKKTKQQHGQHGEYNLSREGDEKTRVRFTITVEPSAPLPEFLVNRARKKILDAATEGLRRRVMGSLG, encoded by the coding sequence GTGGCCATTCAAGCATCGAGTGAAGTCGTTATCGACGCACCACCGGACGTCATCATCGACGCGCTTGCCGACATGCAGGCGGTGCCGTCGTGGTCGTCGGTGCACAAGCGGGCCGAAGTCGTCGAAACCTGGCCCGATGGCCGGCCCCGCTATGTGAAGGTCGCCATCAAGGTGGTGGGCATCATCGACCGGGAGCTGCTCGAGTATCACTGGGGCCCGGACTGGGTGGTGTGGGATGCCAAGAAGACCAAACAGCAACACGGTCAGCACGGCGAGTACAACCTGAGCCGCGAGGGCGACGAGAAGACGAGGGTGCGGTTCACCATCACCGTCGAACCCTCGGCGCCGCTGCCCGAATTCCTGGTCAACCGCGCCCGCAAGAAGATCCTCGACGCGGCGACCGAGGGACTGCGACGCCGCGTGATGGGAAGCCTCGGCTAG
- a CDS encoding CaiB/BaiF CoA transferase family protein translates to MVGGGPLAGVRVIELGGIGPGPHAGMVLADLGADVVRVRRPGGLQMPAEDRDLLHRGKRIVDLDVKTQPGALLELAAKADVLLDCFRPGTCERLGIGPEECAAVNPRLIYARITGWGQDGPLASTAGHDINYLSQTGAMSALGYRDRPPMPPLNLVADFGGGSMLVLLGIVTALYERERSGLGQVIDAAMVDGVSVLAQMMWTMKSTGALRDERESFLLDGGAPFYRCYETADGKYMAVGAIEPQFFAALLAGLGLSVDEVPAQLDAGAFPRMRELFTEKFAGRTRDEWTEVFAGTDACVTPVLTWAEAARDAHLTGRSTVITAHGVEQAAPAPRFSRTPAPPVGRPPAQTTALAEIGW, encoded by the coding sequence GTGGTTGGCGGGGGGCCACTGGCCGGGGTCAGGGTCATCGAACTCGGCGGCATCGGTCCGGGTCCGCACGCGGGCATGGTGTTGGCCGATCTGGGGGCGGATGTGGTGCGAGTGCGCCGGCCCGGCGGCCTGCAGATGCCCGCCGAAGACCGTGACCTGCTGCACCGCGGGAAGCGGATCGTCGACCTCGATGTCAAGACGCAGCCCGGTGCGCTGCTCGAACTGGCAGCCAAGGCCGACGTGCTGCTCGACTGCTTCCGGCCCGGCACCTGCGAGCGCCTCGGCATCGGGCCCGAGGAGTGCGCGGCCGTCAACCCCCGGCTGATCTACGCCCGCATCACCGGCTGGGGACAGGATGGGCCGCTGGCATCGACAGCGGGTCACGACATCAACTACTTGTCGCAGACCGGCGCGATGTCGGCCTTGGGTTATCGCGACCGGCCGCCGATGCCGCCGCTGAATCTGGTGGCCGATTTCGGCGGGGGCTCGATGCTGGTGCTGCTGGGCATCGTGACGGCGCTGTACGAGCGCGAGCGCTCGGGCCTCGGGCAGGTGATCGACGCCGCCATGGTCGACGGGGTCAGCGTGCTCGCCCAGATGATGTGGACGATGAAGTCGACCGGCGCGCTGCGCGACGAGCGCGAATCGTTCCTGCTCGACGGCGGCGCCCCGTTCTACCGCTGTTACGAGACCGCCGATGGCAAGTACATGGCCGTCGGCGCCATCGAGCCACAGTTCTTCGCGGCGCTGCTCGCCGGCCTGGGGCTGTCGGTGGACGAGGTGCCCGCGCAACTCGACGCCGGCGCCTTCCCGCGGATGCGTGAGTTGTTCACCGAGAAGTTCGCCGGTCGCACCCGCGATGAGTGGACCGAGGTGTTCGCCGGCACCGATGCCTGTGTGACCCCGGTGCTGACGTGGGCCGAAGCCGCCCGCGACGCTCATCTGACCGGTCGGTCGACGGTGATCACCGCCCACGGCGTCGAGCAGGCCGCGCCGGCGCCGCGGTTCTCCCGGACTCCGGCCCCGCCGGTGGGGCGGCCGCCGGCGCAGACTACGGCGCTCGCCGAAATAGGCTGGTAA
- a CDS encoding alpha-keto acid decarboxylase family protein, whose amino-acid sequence MTDPAYTVGDYLLDRLAELGISEIFGVPGDYNLAFLDHIVTHPKLRWVGNANELNAGYAADGYGRLRGLSAVVTTFGVGELSLANAIAGSYAEHVPVVHIVGGPSKDAQATRRALHHSLGDGDFEHFLRISREITCAQTNLMPATACREIDRVLCEIREQKRPGYILMSTDVARFPTEPPANPLPGTSGGTSPRALAMFTEAATKLIGDHQLTVLADLLVHRLQAVDELQSLLDADVVPHATLMWGKSLLDESSPNFMGIYAGTASTERVRTAVEEAPVLVTAGVVFTDMVSGFFSQRIDPARTIDIGQYQSSVADEVFAPLEMSAALTALTAILTERGITSPAVPAPADPPPALTPAHDEPLTQRMLWDRLCAALTPGNVVLADQGTSFYGMADHVLPQGVTFIGQPLWGSIGYTLPAAFGAAVAHPERRTVLLIGDGAAQLTVQELGSFSREGLSPVIVVVNNDGYTVERAIHGETAPYNDIVGWNWTQVPATLGVANHLAFRAQTYGELDEALTAAAENQDRMVFVEVVLPRLEIPPLLGQLVGNMHPAPRL is encoded by the coding sequence GTGACTGATCCCGCTTACACCGTCGGTGATTATCTTCTCGACCGCCTTGCCGAACTCGGGATCTCGGAGATCTTCGGCGTTCCGGGCGACTACAACCTGGCGTTCCTCGATCACATCGTGACCCACCCGAAGCTGCGCTGGGTGGGCAACGCCAACGAACTCAACGCCGGCTATGCCGCCGACGGTTACGGGCGCCTTCGCGGATTGTCAGCTGTGGTAACGACTTTCGGCGTCGGTGAGCTATCGCTGGCCAACGCCATCGCGGGCAGTTACGCCGAACACGTGCCCGTTGTCCACATCGTCGGCGGGCCGTCGAAAGACGCGCAGGCCACCCGCCGTGCCCTACACCACTCGCTCGGCGACGGCGACTTCGAGCACTTCCTCCGGATAAGCCGCGAAATCACCTGCGCTCAAACCAATCTCATGCCGGCGACAGCATGCCGGGAGATCGACCGGGTGTTGTGCGAAATCCGGGAGCAGAAGCGTCCCGGCTACATCCTGATGTCCACCGACGTGGCGCGCTTCCCCACCGAACCCCCCGCGAACCCATTGCCCGGCACCAGCGGGGGTACCAGCCCCCGCGCCTTGGCCATGTTCACCGAGGCCGCCACCAAGTTGATCGGTGACCACCAATTGACCGTGCTCGCTGACCTGTTGGTGCACCGTCTGCAAGCGGTCGACGAACTCCAATCCCTCTTGGACGCAGACGTTGTGCCGCATGCCACGTTGATGTGGGGCAAGAGCCTGCTCGACGAAAGCTCGCCCAACTTCATGGGTATCTATGCGGGCACGGCCAGTACCGAGCGGGTCCGCACGGCCGTCGAAGAGGCGCCCGTGCTGGTGACGGCGGGGGTGGTGTTCACCGACATGGTCAGCGGCTTCTTCAGCCAGCGGATCGACCCGGCTCGCACCATCGATATAGGCCAGTACCAGAGCAGCGTGGCCGACGAGGTGTTCGCGCCCCTGGAGATGAGTGCCGCACTCACCGCGTTGACGGCGATCCTCACCGAACGCGGAATCACGTCGCCGGCCGTCCCGGCACCGGCGGACCCGCCACCGGCGCTCACGCCCGCACATGACGAGCCGCTCACCCAACGAATGCTGTGGGACAGGCTCTGCGCGGCACTGACGCCCGGGAACGTGGTGCTGGCCGATCAGGGCACGTCGTTCTACGGGATGGCCGACCACGTGCTGCCTCAGGGCGTCACCTTCATCGGCCAACCCCTTTGGGGCTCAATCGGTTACACGTTGCCTGCAGCCTTCGGCGCGGCGGTGGCGCATCCGGAGCGCAGGACGGTGCTGCTGATCGGCGACGGCGCGGCGCAGTTGACCGTGCAGGAACTCGGCTCCTTTTCCCGCGAAGGACTCTCGCCCGTCATCGTGGTGGTCAACAACGACGGTTACACCGTCGAACGCGCGATCCACGGAGAGACCGCCCCCTACAACGACATCGTCGGCTGGAACTGGACCCAGGTCCCCGCAACGCTGGGGGTGGCCAACCACCTCGCGTTCCGGGCGCAGACCTATGGCGAACTCGACGAGGCACTCACCGCGGCCGCCGAGAACCAGGACCGCATGGTCTTCGTCGAGGTGGTGTTGCCGCGACTCGAAATCCCGCCACTGCTTGGGCAACTCGTGGGCAACATGCACCCGGCGCCGCGCTTATAA
- a CDS encoding twin-arginine translocation pathway signal, whose protein sequence is MTERVRKRSSGKRKWSGKLGAAVLTLVVVTSLSVLGGLYWFSYRPDRAVDAAAAKSAIAAASDGTIAILSYSPDTLDRDFSTARSHLTGDFLSYYDQFTQQIVAPAAKQKAVKTTAVVLRGALTEFHPDSATVLLFINQSTQSRDRPEPSTTSSSVLVTLTKADGKWLISQFNPA, encoded by the coding sequence TTGACCGAACGGGTCAGGAAGCGGTCGTCTGGGAAGCGCAAGTGGTCGGGCAAGCTCGGTGCCGCCGTGTTGACCTTGGTTGTCGTGACCTCGCTTTCGGTTCTGGGCGGGCTGTACTGGTTTTCCTACCGGCCGGACCGCGCGGTGGATGCCGCGGCTGCCAAGTCGGCCATCGCCGCCGCCAGCGACGGAACGATCGCCATCCTCTCGTATTCACCAGACACTCTCGACCGCGACTTCTCCACCGCGCGCTCTCATCTCACGGGTGACTTCCTGTCGTACTACGACCAATTCACCCAGCAGATCGTCGCTCCTGCTGCCAAGCAGAAGGCGGTTAAAACGACCGCCGTGGTGTTGCGCGGCGCGCTCACGGAATTCCATCCTGACTCGGCCACCGTGCTGCTGTTCATCAATCAGAGCACGCAGAGCCGTGACCGACCGGAGCCGTCGACGACGTCGAGCAGCGTGCTGGTGACGCTGACGAAAGCCGATGGGAAGTGGCTCATTTCGCAGTTCAATCCGGCATAA
- a CDS encoding fatty-acid--CoA ligase, which produces MTDGDIHSMVIASDYRIPDPTRVWPLLERNKAALADIGAHHVLVYVSTHDYGRVLVMIGVHSREPIVELLRSRVFFDWFDEAGVEDIPAVFAGEIVERFITTPPAAPKAPGVVLAAFASVDDVSTLTARVGHAMDRFTAAGVRKTWVFQAFDDSHEVLILQEFPDEESARQWIDHPDSTAQWMGGGAGVGAYPPLFVGRYFDMMRIEAE; this is translated from the coding sequence ATGACCGACGGCGATATTCACTCCATGGTGATCGCGTCGGACTACCGCATCCCGGATCCGACCCGGGTGTGGCCCCTGCTCGAGCGAAACAAAGCCGCCCTCGCGGACATCGGCGCACACCACGTCCTGGTCTATGTCTCGACGCACGACTACGGCCGCGTCCTGGTCATGATCGGCGTGCACAGTCGCGAACCGATCGTGGAGCTGTTGCGGTCCCGGGTGTTCTTCGACTGGTTCGACGAGGCCGGGGTGGAGGACATACCGGCGGTGTTCGCCGGCGAGATCGTCGAACGATTCATCACCACCCCGCCAGCCGCCCCTAAAGCTCCGGGCGTGGTGCTGGCCGCATTCGCATCGGTCGACGATGTGTCCACCCTGACCGCGCGGGTCGGGCATGCGATGGACCGATTCACCGCCGCCGGAGTCCGAAAGACCTGGGTGTTTCAGGCTTTTGACGACTCCCACGAAGTGTTGATCCTGCAGGAGTTTCCCGACGAGGAAAGCGCTCGGCAGTGGATCGACCACCCAGACTCCACCGCCCAATGGATGGGCGGCGGTGCGGGAGTGGGCGCCTACCCGCCGCTGTTCGTCGGTCGCTATTTCGACATGATGCGCATCGAAGCGGAGTGA
- a CDS encoding cellulose binding domain-containing protein, whose amino-acid sequence MGMSYLTTTPDVLATAANSISEIGSNLSAVNNAAAIPTAKILAAAADEVSGAIAVLFNSHAHEYQVLSAEASAFQARVVRGLTAAAGAYAGAEASGASLLRNLGQQATGLANAATGRAGGRAAAAAATPSDAAKAQVSTASSQTTTSATVTPQSGAGSTSGATAATAGTAGASGSTTTTSVTTAPAGAATSVAGPATTQAGAATTAAAATTAASGAGTGLTATYATSSQWSNGFVAHYTLTNTGATPMTNWQLQFSMPGNESITNLWNGQVAQSGTQYTVTPESYNSTIAPGSSVTVGFQASHSGAYAAPTNLLVNGHPVGDTGAGTGTGSTGTGATGTDTTGGTGTTGGTGTSGGTGTGTGAGTGTGTGTAGGTGTGTGAGTGTTGGTGTGTSGGTGTGTGTGTTGGTGTATGTGGLTATYTATSHWDNGFVADYKITNTGTTPVTNWNLQFDLPANESITSAWSGQLAHSGTHYTVTPESWTQTIAPGDSVTVGFQATQTGSYSAPTNLLLNGQPATGAGGTATGGTSTGGTTTGGTTTGGTTTGGTSTGGTSTGGTSTGGTGTGTGGTGGTGVYSPYVDITLWPGPNGYDFATAAQNGVTHATLAFINADPSGHAAWGGYPAYDVTGGSESAFINNQIASMHNAAITGTISFGGAFGTDLSAVSGQTPAALAQQYASVVNAYHVYNLDFDVEGALQGNTQAMSTQSKAIALLQQQMAANGTPVSVSYTLPVLPSGLVPGQGGGLSVLQTATANGVNISHVNIMAMDYGPGFDQAGNPGMGQYAIDAATATHGQLMSLYPSMSSQQAWSMLGVTPLVGINDDPLEIFTLADAQKLTNFAVQNHIGELSMWELPRDVSGTLGAVDAVDGSGIVQTPFQFSKIFEQIEGAPRL is encoded by the coding sequence ATGGGCATGTCATATCTGACAACAACGCCGGACGTTCTGGCCACGGCTGCAAATTCTATTTCAGAAATCGGTTCTAATTTAAGTGCTGTGAATAATGCCGCGGCGATTCCCACGGCGAAGATACTGGCGGCCGCCGCCGACGAGGTGTCCGGGGCCATTGCGGTGCTGTTCAACTCCCACGCACATGAGTATCAGGTGCTCAGCGCCGAAGCATCGGCGTTTCAGGCGCGGGTGGTCAGGGGACTGACGGCCGCCGCCGGGGCCTATGCCGGCGCTGAGGCGAGCGGTGCGTCCCTGCTGCGGAATCTCGGTCAGCAAGCGACCGGCCTGGCGAACGCTGCCACCGGACGGGCCGGCGGCAGAGCCGCCGCGGCGGCGGCCACGCCGAGTGACGCGGCGAAAGCGCAGGTGAGCACCGCTTCTTCTCAGACTACGACCTCGGCGACGGTGACGCCCCAGTCGGGGGCGGGGTCAACGTCGGGCGCGACGGCGGCGACCGCCGGCACTGCTGGCGCGTCGGGATCGACGACTACGACGTCGGTGACGACGGCCCCGGCCGGCGCTGCGACGTCCGTGGCCGGCCCTGCGACCACCCAGGCCGGCGCTGCGACGACCGCGGCCGCAGCGACCACCGCGGCCAGTGGTGCCGGCACCGGCCTGACGGCCACTTATGCGACGTCTTCTCAGTGGAGTAACGGTTTTGTCGCCCATTACACGCTCACCAATACCGGTGCCACGCCCATGACCAACTGGCAGCTGCAATTCAGCATGCCGGGAAATGAATCCATCACTAATCTGTGGAACGGTCAGGTTGCGCAGTCGGGCACCCAGTACACGGTGACGCCCGAAAGTTATAACAGCACCATTGCGCCGGGTAGCTCGGTCACCGTCGGTTTTCAGGCGTCGCACTCCGGGGCCTACGCGGCTCCCACGAATCTTCTGGTGAACGGACATCCCGTCGGCGACACGGGCGCCGGTACCGGAACGGGGAGCACGGGAACGGGGGCCACGGGCACGGACACCACGGGTGGCACGGGCACGACCGGGGGCACGGGTACCAGCGGGGGCACGGGGACGGGCACCGGAGCAGGGACGGGGACCGGGACCGGGACCGCCGGCGGAACGGGGACGGGCACCGGGGCAGGGACGGGTACTACCGGCGGCACGGGGACGGGCACCAGCGGTGGCACGGGGACCGGGACCGGGACCGGCACCACCGGGGGGACCGGAACCGCTACCGGCACTGGCGGCCTGACCGCGACGTACACGGCGACGTCGCACTGGGACAACGGCTTCGTCGCCGACTACAAGATCACCAACACGGGCACCACACCCGTGACCAACTGGAACCTTCAATTCGATTTGCCGGCAAATGAATCCATCACCAGCGCCTGGAGCGGTCAGCTTGCCCACTCAGGTACGCACTACACCGTGACACCCGAGTCCTGGACGCAGACGATCGCTCCCGGTGACTCGGTCACCGTCGGCTTCCAGGCGACGCAAACGGGCTCCTACTCCGCGCCCACCAATCTCCTGCTCAACGGGCAGCCGGCGACCGGCGCCGGCGGCACTGCGACGGGCGGCACGTCGACCGGCGGCACAACGACCGGTGGCACCACGACGGGCGGCACCACGACGGGCGGCACCTCGACCGGCGGCACCTCGACGGGCGGTACTTCCACCGGAGGCACCGGCACGGGAACCGGGGGCACCGGCGGGACCGGGGTGTACTCGCCCTACGTCGACATCACGCTGTGGCCCGGCCCCAACGGATACGACTTCGCGACCGCTGCGCAAAACGGAGTCACCCACGCGACCCTCGCCTTCATCAACGCGGACCCCTCCGGCCACGCGGCCTGGGGCGGCTACCCGGCCTACGACGTCACGGGCGGTTCGGAGAGCGCCTTCATCAACAACCAGATCGCCAGCATGCACAACGCTGCCATCACCGGAACGATCTCGTTCGGTGGTGCATTCGGTACCGATCTGTCCGCGGTCAGCGGTCAGACTCCGGCTGCGCTGGCGCAGCAGTATGCGTCGGTGGTGAACGCCTACCACGTCTACAACCTCGACTTCGATGTCGAAGGCGCCTTGCAGGGCAACACCCAAGCCATGTCCACCCAGTCGAAGGCCATCGCCCTGCTGCAGCAGCAGATGGCGGCCAACGGCACGCCCGTGTCCGTCTCCTACACCCTTCCGGTGCTGCCGAGCGGCTTGGTCCCGGGGCAGGGCGGCGGCTTGAGCGTTCTGCAGACCGCTACGGCCAACGGCGTGAACATCTCACACGTGAACATCATGGCCATGGACTACGGCCCGGGCTTCGACCAGGCCGGAAACCCGGGCATGGGCCAGTACGCGATCGATGCCGCAACAGCCACCCACGGCCAACTGATGTCGCTGTACCCCTCGATGTCGAGCCAGCAGGCCTGGTCGATGCTCGGGGTGACGCCGCTGGTGGGAATCAACGACGACCCGCTCGAGATCTTCACGCTGGCCGACGCGCAGAAGCTGACGAACTTTGCCGTGCAGAACCACATCGGCGAACTGTCCATGTGGGAGTTGCCCCGCGACGTCTCGGGCACCCTGGGCGCTGTCGACGCCGTCGACGGCAGCGGGATCGTGCAGACACCGTTCCAGTTCTCGAAGATCTTCGAGCAGATCGAGGGCGCGCCCCGGTTATAA